The proteins below come from a single Pseudarthrobacter sp. SSS035 genomic window:
- a CDS encoding aromatic acid exporter family protein produces the protein MAGLSSAFTVQRLQLAAKAALAAGLAFAIAPLMPGSAAEYPYYAPLGALVSMYHNVAGSFRQGLQALVGLALGIGLAFALVSVGDPSPLSVAVVMGLGVLLGGLPRIGSGSDWIPTAALLVLLVGGSNRDDFSFGYLIQMGVGVAVGIAVNFLVFPPLHFNAAATSLGKLRLALERQLTDMGTALTEKWPPEHEDWSRRSTELAEAASTVRHLVQEADASRRANPRRRLHPRDVDLDYRNLRDLERVTFHIQDMTEVLSDVIWTDDAPYTVPFDDSAPLAAAMTATGELLASFDGEDEADQRRLFAAAKSAVEAGMASVAERAQEDSAVTASESILLSLHRIVRAVRPAS, from the coding sequence GTGGCCGGTCTCTCGTCGGCATTCACAGTACAGCGCCTGCAGCTGGCGGCGAAGGCAGCGCTGGCCGCCGGCCTCGCTTTCGCCATTGCTCCCCTGATGCCGGGATCCGCTGCCGAGTACCCGTACTACGCGCCGCTCGGCGCCCTGGTGTCGATGTACCACAACGTGGCCGGATCCTTCCGGCAGGGTCTCCAGGCGCTCGTCGGACTCGCCCTGGGTATTGGGCTCGCCTTTGCGCTGGTCAGTGTCGGTGATCCGTCACCGCTGTCTGTTGCGGTCGTTATGGGACTCGGCGTGCTGCTCGGCGGTCTCCCCCGCATCGGCTCGGGCAGCGACTGGATTCCGACGGCGGCGCTGCTGGTCCTGCTGGTGGGGGGAAGCAACCGGGACGACTTTTCCTTCGGCTACCTCATCCAGATGGGCGTCGGCGTCGCCGTGGGCATTGCCGTCAACTTCCTGGTCTTTCCGCCCCTGCACTTCAACGCGGCGGCCACCAGCCTGGGGAAACTCCGGCTGGCCCTCGAGCGGCAACTGACTGACATGGGAACGGCCCTGACTGAAAAGTGGCCTCCCGAGCATGAGGACTGGTCCCGCCGGTCGACCGAGCTGGCCGAAGCAGCCAGCACGGTCCGCCATCTCGTGCAGGAGGCTGATGCGAGCCGGCGCGCCAATCCGCGCCGGCGGCTCCATCCCCGCGATGTGGATCTCGACTACCGCAACCTTCGTGACCTGGAGCGGGTGACGTTCCACATCCAGGACATGACAGAAGTCCTGTCCGATGTCATCTGGACAGACGACGCACCTTACACGGTGCCTTTCGACGACAGTGCGCCCCTGGCCGCGGCCATGACCGCCACCGGCGAACTCCTGGCCTCGTTCGACGGGGAGGATGAAGCAGACCAGCGGCGGCTGTTCGCTGCCGCAAAGTCGGCGGTAGAGGCCGGCATGGCATCGGTTGCGGAGCGGGCCCAGGAGGATTCGGCGGTGACAGCGTCCGAGTCCATCCTTCTGAGCCTGCACCGTATCGTCAGGGCTGTGCGGCCGGCGTCCTAG
- a CDS encoding serine hydrolase domain-containing protein, whose product MQKSFGFAAPGYEGVLDLFEALLAADPQYSAQLAAYRDGVKIVDLSGGPHITADSVTGAYSVSKGVAALVISLLVQDGLLDLDRTVAHYWPEFGCHGKDRLLVREALSHQAGLIGVEGGIALDEFTTSLAAGRLAAASPAWRPGSCFGYHALTIGIIMEELCRRVTGTSLQSLYDQRIRTAYGIDFFLGLPEELEPRYRNVLYDVDPLQPWLDPLSLDGLNSNAAVSTIMELPNQRAVRAAGMSAAGGVGSAEGLARLYAAAITGVDGRDPLLTPETVSAMSQEQVWGLDRLSGLDNAFAVVFMKPHVSRNFGSHRAFGHEGANAALGFADPAYGLGFGYIPQRAEDGRTQGKAHRLAAEVRRAASALS is encoded by the coding sequence ATGCAGAAATCCTTTGGCTTTGCAGCACCCGGTTATGAAGGCGTTCTGGACCTGTTTGAGGCCCTTCTCGCCGCGGATCCGCAGTACAGCGCCCAACTGGCGGCCTACCGGGACGGCGTGAAGATCGTGGACCTGTCCGGCGGGCCCCACATCACCGCCGATTCCGTCACGGGGGCGTATTCAGTTTCCAAGGGCGTGGCGGCGCTGGTGATTTCGCTGCTCGTCCAGGACGGGCTGCTGGACCTTGACCGGACAGTGGCGCACTACTGGCCCGAGTTTGGTTGCCATGGCAAGGACCGCTTGCTGGTGCGTGAAGCCCTGTCCCATCAGGCCGGCCTGATCGGAGTCGAGGGAGGCATCGCCCTGGACGAATTCACCACCTCCCTGGCCGCGGGAAGGTTGGCAGCGGCGAGCCCCGCATGGCGTCCCGGCAGTTGCTTCGGATACCACGCCCTCACCATCGGAATCATTATGGAGGAACTCTGCCGGCGGGTCACGGGAACCAGCCTGCAGAGCCTCTATGACCAGCGCATCCGCACGGCCTACGGCATCGACTTCTTCCTGGGACTGCCCGAAGAGCTGGAACCGCGCTACCGTAACGTCCTCTACGACGTCGATCCCCTTCAACCATGGCTGGATCCACTGAGCCTGGATGGGCTCAACAGCAACGCGGCAGTCAGCACAATCATGGAACTTCCCAATCAACGGGCCGTCCGCGCCGCGGGGATGAGTGCCGCCGGCGGTGTGGGTTCGGCGGAGGGCCTGGCCAGGCTCTACGCCGCGGCCATCACCGGTGTGGACGGCCGGGACCCCTTGTTGACCCCTGAGACCGTCAGCGCCATGTCCCAGGAGCAGGTGTGGGGCCTGGACCGCCTGTCCGGACTGGACAACGCCTTTGCCGTGGTCTTTATGAAGCCACACGTGTCGCGGAATTTCGGCAGCCACCGTGCCTTCGGCCACGAGGGTGCGAACGCTGCCCTGGGGTTTGCCGATCCCGCATACGGGCTCGGCTTCGGATACATCCCGCAGCGGGCGGAGGACGGACGCACCCAGGGCAAAGCTCATCGGCTGGCTGCGGAGGTCCGGCGGGCCGCGTCGGCCTTGTCGTAA
- a CDS encoding 3-oxoacyl-ACP reductase, translated as MTDKYTTLVNQGVGKNIAKRLGLPQPAVLRRFKPGQPLVPGPVLVQGNTAGADELAAKLLSWDLDVRRHAVPREKLGAIILVLDELTRPEDLEKPVLSAAASLRDLGPSARVITISRPAAETASPAQSAARQGVDGFLRSLAKELRAGATANGIVLAEGVQSISPSALAALRFFLSGRSAFVDGQFLTVSTEQGHLPPDFEKPLAGKVAVVTGAARGIGAAIARTLHRDGATLVLVDIPAAGDHLAAVANEVRGTALQLDISSADAGQRIIDHAVQRHGRLDIVIHNAGITRDKLLANMDHGRWTSVLNINIAAQLRINEALLASEHFRNSPRIVSLASTSGIAGNRGQTNYAASKGGVMGMVRASAPLLAVNGGTINAVAPGFIETDMTARIPFAVREVGRRLNSLQQGGQPSDVAEAIAFLASDAAGGINGDVLRICGQNLVGA; from the coding sequence ATGACGGATAAATACACCACGCTCGTCAACCAGGGCGTGGGCAAGAACATCGCCAAACGGCTGGGCCTGCCCCAGCCCGCCGTGCTGCGCCGCTTCAAGCCGGGCCAGCCCCTGGTCCCCGGCCCCGTCCTCGTCCAGGGCAACACCGCCGGTGCCGACGAACTGGCCGCCAAGCTGCTCTCCTGGGACCTGGACGTCCGGCGCCACGCGGTGCCCCGCGAAAAACTTGGTGCGATCATTCTGGTCTTGGATGAGCTGACCCGGCCCGAGGATCTTGAAAAGCCTGTGCTGTCCGCCGCGGCCTCACTGCGTGATCTCGGCCCCAGCGCCCGCGTCATCACCATCTCCCGGCCGGCCGCCGAAACCGCGTCCCCTGCACAGTCGGCTGCCCGGCAAGGCGTGGATGGCTTCCTGCGGTCGCTTGCCAAGGAACTCCGGGCCGGCGCAACGGCGAACGGCATCGTCCTGGCAGAAGGTGTCCAGAGCATCAGCCCCAGCGCTCTGGCAGCTCTGCGGTTCTTTCTGTCCGGCCGGTCGGCTTTCGTGGATGGCCAGTTCCTGACTGTCTCAACCGAGCAGGGCCACCTGCCCCCGGACTTCGAGAAGCCGCTCGCCGGCAAGGTTGCTGTGGTCACCGGCGCCGCCCGCGGCATCGGGGCAGCTATTGCCCGTACCCTCCACCGGGACGGGGCCACCCTGGTCCTCGTAGACATCCCGGCAGCCGGGGACCATTTGGCCGCCGTCGCCAACGAAGTCCGCGGCACGGCGCTTCAACTGGATATCAGCAGCGCAGATGCCGGCCAGCGGATCATCGACCACGCCGTGCAGCGTCACGGCCGTCTGGACATCGTCATCCACAACGCAGGAATTACCCGGGACAAGCTGCTCGCCAATATGGACCACGGCCGCTGGACCTCCGTCCTGAACATCAACATCGCCGCCCAGCTCAGAATCAACGAAGCGCTCCTTGCGTCCGAACACTTCCGTAATTCACCACGGATTGTCTCGTTGGCATCCACCAGCGGCATAGCGGGCAACCGCGGGCAGACCAACTACGCGGCGTCCAAGGGCGGTGTGATGGGTATGGTGCGCGCTTCTGCGCCCCTTCTGGCGGTGAACGGCGGGACCATTAACGCGGTGGCGCCCGGATTCATCGAAACAGACATGACAGCACGGATCCCATTTGCCGTCCGCGAAGTGGGACGGCGGCTGAACTCGCTGCAGCAAGGTGGCCAACCGTCCGACGTAGCGGAGGCCATTGCCTTCCTGGCGAGCGACGCCGCCGGGGGCATCAACGGCGACGTGCTGCGGATCTGCGGACAGAACCTGGTGGGGGCATGA
- a CDS encoding MaoC/PaaZ C-terminal domain-containing protein, producing the protein MSTVQPVILGEMPSLSKLYVNAAAQTARRRVLGTHNGSNLPVTGHEVRGVRADVGNLTAYQHLIGLTARDTLPAGYLHALAFPLAMSVMNRDDFPLPLLGMVHLSNHVEQRSPVLFTESLDIQARVENLRGHRSGTQLDVVAEIRGADTPDIKWTGRSSYLAKGVFLPGIDKPTPHNGQADFTPPDPTAIWHLGVDTGRAYAAVSGDFNPIHLSVLSAKALGMRRSIAHGMYLASRALADVGPAKGETFTWDVTFEAPVFLPARVALAITALDITTAQTPGEGWQRAGFVAWNPRSGRRHFSGSVAPL; encoded by the coding sequence ATGAGTACTGTCCAGCCGGTCATCCTCGGGGAGATGCCGTCCCTGTCCAAGCTCTACGTTAATGCCGCCGCGCAGACCGCGCGGCGGCGCGTCTTGGGCACGCACAACGGATCCAACCTTCCGGTCACTGGCCACGAAGTGCGCGGGGTAAGGGCCGACGTCGGCAACCTCACCGCCTACCAGCACCTCATCGGGCTGACTGCCAGGGACACCCTGCCGGCCGGATACCTCCACGCACTGGCATTCCCGCTGGCCATGAGTGTGATGAACCGCGACGATTTCCCGCTGCCACTCCTGGGCATGGTCCACCTCAGCAACCATGTGGAGCAGAGGTCGCCGGTGCTCTTCACGGAATCCCTGGACATCCAGGCCAGGGTTGAGAACCTCCGGGGCCACCGGTCCGGCACGCAACTTGACGTTGTGGCAGAGATCCGTGGCGCGGATACGCCGGACATCAAGTGGACCGGGCGCTCCTCCTACCTGGCCAAGGGTGTGTTCCTCCCCGGCATCGACAAGCCAACACCCCACAACGGCCAGGCCGATTTCACGCCTCCGGACCCCACCGCGATTTGGCATTTGGGGGTCGACACGGGAAGGGCGTATGCCGCCGTTTCAGGAGACTTCAACCCCATCCACCTGAGCGTGCTTTCTGCCAAGGCCCTGGGCATGCGCCGCTCCATCGCACACGGGATGTACCTTGCCTCGAGGGCCCTCGCGGATGTCGGGCCGGCCAAGGGCGAAACGTTCACGTGGGACGTCACGTTCGAGGCTCCAGTGTTCCTTCCTGCCCGCGTTGCCTTGGCTATCACCGCCCTGGATATCACCACGGCACAGACGCCTGGCGAAGGCTGGCAACGGGCCGGATTTGTGGCGTGGAACCCCCGCTCCGGCCGCCGCCACTTCAGCGGCTCCGTGGCACCGCTCTAG
- a CDS encoding TetR/AcrR family transcriptional regulator produces MNNLHAEVPTPAAGAIADGRSARWQTHREERRRELIKSARRAVHALGSDASMEEIAAAAGTSKSVFYRYFGDKAGLQHAVGEVVLSQMQRKIREAAQGAQTPREGLLAMISAYLQMAETSPNVYSFVTRYAPVDADSHQGSAAISGALGHFFDSIAEMIAVPMRTHLGEGKEAVIGYWPTAAIGLVRNAGEQWLSTPASAAKPDQEAMARQITAWLCVGIAPELSPASAA; encoded by the coding sequence GTGAACAACCTCCACGCAGAAGTCCCGACGCCGGCTGCCGGCGCAATTGCCGACGGCCGTTCGGCCCGCTGGCAGACCCACCGGGAGGAACGACGCCGGGAGCTCATCAAGTCCGCACGCCGCGCGGTCCACGCGCTGGGCAGCGATGCCTCCATGGAGGAGATTGCAGCGGCCGCCGGCACCTCAAAGTCGGTCTTCTACCGCTATTTCGGCGATAAGGCAGGACTTCAGCACGCCGTCGGGGAAGTGGTCCTGAGCCAGATGCAGCGCAAGATCCGCGAAGCGGCGCAGGGTGCCCAGACTCCTCGGGAAGGGCTGCTGGCCATGATTTCTGCCTATCTCCAGATGGCGGAAACCAGCCCCAATGTCTACAGTTTCGTCACCCGCTATGCGCCGGTGGATGCGGACAGCCACCAGGGATCGGCGGCCATTTCGGGAGCCCTTGGCCACTTCTTCGATTCCATCGCAGAGATGATCGCCGTGCCAATGCGGACCCACCTCGGAGAAGGCAAAGAAGCGGTGATCGGCTACTGGCCCACGGCGGCCATCGGCCTGGTCCGAAATGCCGGTGAGCAATGGCTCAGCACGCCGGCTTCGGCGGCGAAGCCGGACCAGGAAGCCATGGCCCGCCAGATCACGGCCTGGTTATGCGTGGGGATCGCCCCCGAGCTTAGCCCCGCCAGCGCGGCATGA
- a CDS encoding acetyl-CoA C-acetyltransferase: MSVNGQSGTGPHEFASPTTSGAARPVRRAVIVGGNRIPFARSGGAYTKSSNQDMLTAALDGLIARFGLQDERIGEVAAGAVLKHSRDFNLTREAVLGSALSAETPAYDLQQACATGLETVLGLANKIKLGQIDSAIAGGVDSASDAPIAVSEGLREILLDLNRAKTLPQRLQVLSRLRPRDLAPDAPSTGEPRTGLSMGEHQALTTAQWNISREAQDELAFNSHRNLSAAYDAGFFDDLLTPYRGLAKDSNLRADTTLEKLATLKPVFGKSLGAEATMTAGNSTPLTDGASTVLLASEEWADAHDLPKLATVVDGEAAAVDFVHGKDGLLMAPAFAVPRLLARNGLTLDDFDFFEIHEAFAGTVLSTLAAWEDDEFGRTRLGLEGAFGSIDRTKLNVNGSSLAAGHPFAATGGRIVASLAKMLQAKGTVEGRPARGLISICAAGGQGVVAILEAL; encoded by the coding sequence ATGTCCGTCAATGGACAGTCCGGCACCGGACCCCACGAATTCGCCAGCCCCACGACTTCCGGCGCGGCGCGTCCAGTTCGGCGGGCCGTAATTGTGGGTGGTAACCGGATCCCGTTTGCCCGGTCCGGCGGGGCCTACACGAAGTCATCCAACCAGGACATGCTCACTGCCGCACTGGACGGTCTTATCGCCAGGTTTGGCCTCCAGGATGAGCGGATTGGCGAGGTTGCGGCGGGGGCCGTACTCAAGCACTCCCGCGACTTCAACCTCACCCGCGAGGCAGTCCTGGGTTCGGCGTTGTCGGCGGAAACCCCCGCCTACGACCTGCAGCAGGCGTGCGCCACCGGCCTCGAAACGGTTCTGGGCCTGGCCAACAAGATCAAACTGGGCCAGATCGATTCCGCCATCGCCGGTGGTGTCGACTCGGCGTCGGATGCCCCCATTGCTGTCAGTGAAGGCCTCCGCGAGATACTCCTGGACCTCAACCGCGCCAAGACACTGCCCCAGCGCCTGCAGGTACTCAGCCGCCTGCGGCCCAGGGACCTGGCCCCCGATGCTCCGAGTACGGGGGAGCCACGCACCGGCCTGTCCATGGGCGAGCACCAGGCGCTGACCACCGCGCAATGGAACATTTCGCGCGAGGCCCAGGATGAGCTGGCTTTCAACAGCCACCGCAACCTTTCCGCCGCGTATGACGCAGGCTTCTTCGATGATCTCCTGACGCCATACCGAGGCCTCGCCAAGGACTCCAACCTGAGGGCGGACACCACATTGGAGAAGCTGGCTACACTCAAGCCCGTCTTCGGGAAGAGCCTGGGCGCCGAGGCCACCATGACGGCGGGAAACTCCACACCGTTGACCGATGGGGCCTCCACGGTCCTGCTCGCATCCGAAGAGTGGGCTGATGCCCATGACCTGCCGAAGCTCGCCACCGTCGTGGATGGTGAAGCCGCCGCCGTGGACTTCGTCCACGGAAAGGACGGACTGCTTATGGCTCCCGCGTTTGCGGTCCCCAGGCTGCTGGCCCGCAACGGACTGACGCTGGATGACTTCGACTTCTTTGAGATCCACGAAGCCTTCGCCGGGACTGTCCTGAGCACCCTGGCCGCGTGGGAAGATGATGAGTTCGGCCGGACCCGGCTGGGACTTGAGGGTGCCTTCGGCAGCATCGACCGCACCAAGCTGAACGTCAACGGCTCCTCCCTGGCCGCGGGCCACCCGTTCGCAGCCACCGGCGGACGCATCGTGGCCTCGCTGGCCAAGATGCTGCAGGCCAAAGGTACCGTCGAGGGAAGGCCTGCGCGCGGACTTATTTCCATCTGCGCCGCCGGCGGCCAGGGCGTCGTCGCAATACTCGAAGCACTCTAG
- a CDS encoding glutathione S-transferase family protein, which yields MSQESPSGPQATNATAADSTDTSTEHSTLGAYVTGGAEFNRDTNYVEDRITHDGRPGVNGEPGWPVEAGRYRLIAARACPWANRAVIVRSLLGLEDSISLGQPGPTHDARSWTFDLDPGGVDPVLGIERIQSAYFRRFPDYPRGITVPAIVDIASGAVVTNNFPQITLDFATEWTRFHRSGAPDLYPEHLRAEIDSVNKRVFTEVNNGVYRCGFAGSQEAYDSAYTRLWTALDWLEERLTGQRYLVGDTITEADVRLFTTLARFDAVYHGHFKCNRQKLTELPALWGYARDLFQTPGFGDTIDFIQIKQHYYIVHEDINPTLIVPQGPDPAGWLEPHGRESLAGRPFGDGTPPGPVRPAEEVSPGHGAA from the coding sequence ATGAGCCAGGAATCTCCGAGCGGGCCGCAGGCCACGAATGCCACCGCTGCCGACAGCACGGACACCAGCACCGAACACAGCACCCTGGGCGCATATGTGACCGGCGGTGCCGAGTTCAACCGGGACACGAATTACGTTGAGGACCGGATCACCCACGACGGCCGCCCCGGCGTCAACGGCGAGCCGGGGTGGCCAGTGGAAGCTGGCCGGTACCGGCTGATTGCGGCGCGGGCATGCCCGTGGGCGAACCGGGCCGTGATCGTGCGGAGCCTCCTCGGCCTGGAGGACTCCATCTCCCTTGGCCAGCCCGGCCCTACCCACGATGCCCGGTCGTGGACTTTTGACCTCGATCCGGGCGGGGTGGACCCTGTGCTCGGCATCGAGCGCATCCAGAGCGCCTATTTCCGGCGCTTCCCGGATTACCCGCGCGGCATCACGGTGCCAGCGATCGTTGATATTGCCAGCGGCGCGGTGGTCACCAACAACTTCCCTCAGATCACCCTGGACTTTGCCACCGAATGGACCCGTTTCCACCGGAGCGGAGCGCCTGACCTTTACCCGGAACACCTCCGCGCCGAAATTGACTCCGTCAACAAGCGCGTCTTCACCGAAGTCAACAACGGCGTCTACCGCTGCGGCTTTGCGGGCTCCCAGGAGGCCTACGACTCGGCCTACACCAGGCTGTGGACCGCGCTCGACTGGCTCGAGGAACGCCTCACCGGACAGCGGTACCTCGTGGGTGACACCATCACGGAAGCGGATGTCCGCCTGTTCACCACCTTGGCCAGGTTCGATGCCGTTTACCACGGGCATTTCAAGTGCAACCGGCAGAAGCTGACCGAACTGCCGGCCCTGTGGGGCTACGCGCGGGATCTTTTCCAGACTCCCGGTTTCGGAGACACGATCGATTTTATCCAGATCAAGCAGCACTATTACATCGTCCATGAGGACATCAATCCCACCCTGATAGTGCCGCAGGGTCCTGATCCGGCGGGCTGGCTGGAGCCCCATGGCAGGGAATCATTGGCCGGCCGGCCGTTCGGTGACGGCACTCCCCCGGGGCCGGTGCGCCCCGCGGAAGAAGTTTCCCCCGGCCATGGAGCGGCTTAG
- a CDS encoding acyl-CoA dehydrogenase, translated as MTEVVDRPTGPDAAVTNTAVANAAVANTAAAGPAVTSPSANYGSAVQPAVDVAALGEQLLGKWADSRRQSRALASDAALHKIEGLTHTEHRTRTFGQLKYLVDNSAVHRAFPSALGGSDDHGGNIAAFEELVTADPSLQIKAGVQWGLFGSAVMHLGTQQHHTNWLPGIMSLEIPGCFAMTETGHGSDVASIATTATYDAETQEFVVHTPFRAAWKDYIGNAAIDGLGAVVFAQLVTQGVNHGVHAFYVDLRDPQTKEFMPGIGGEDDGVKGGLNGIDNGRLHFDNVRIPRTNLLNRYGDVAPDGTYTSSIASPGRRFFTMLGTLVQGRVSLDGAAVAASKIALTAAIRYATERRQFNASSHTDEEVLLDYQRHQRRLFTRLATTYAAGFAHEQLLQKFDDVFSGAHDTDEDRQDLETLAAALKPLSTWHALDTLQECREACGGAGFLIENRFASLRADLDVYVTFEGDNTVLLQLVAKRLLADYAKEFRNVDFGVLARYVVAQATGVAIHRTGLRQVAQFVADTGSVQKAAIALRDEEGQRALLTDRVQTMVADVGAALKGANKLPVEKGAALFNQHQNELIDAAQAHAELLQWEAFTAALEDVTDPGTKRVLTWLRDLFGLSLIEKNLSWYLMNGRLSMQRARTVGDYINRLLVKIRPHALDLVDAFGYGDDHVRAAIATGAERTRQDEARAYVRAQRASGNAPVDEKVLLARTATSR; from the coding sequence ATGACCGAAGTAGTGGACCGCCCCACCGGCCCGGACGCCGCCGTAACGAATACAGCCGTGGCTAATGCCGCCGTAGCGAACACAGCCGCTGCGGGCCCAGCGGTCACCAGCCCCAGCGCCAACTACGGCTCGGCTGTGCAGCCCGCCGTCGACGTTGCCGCCCTCGGCGAGCAACTCCTGGGCAAATGGGCGGACTCCCGTCGCCAATCCCGCGCGCTGGCCAGTGACGCTGCACTGCACAAAATTGAAGGACTGACGCACACCGAACACCGGACGCGAACCTTCGGCCAGTTGAAGTACCTCGTGGACAACAGCGCCGTGCACCGGGCCTTCCCGTCGGCACTGGGTGGTTCCGATGACCACGGCGGCAACATCGCGGCGTTCGAGGAACTGGTCACCGCCGACCCGTCCCTGCAGATCAAGGCTGGTGTCCAGTGGGGCCTCTTCGGCTCGGCCGTGATGCACCTGGGCACGCAGCAGCACCACACCAACTGGCTGCCAGGCATCATGAGCCTGGAGATCCCCGGCTGCTTCGCAATGACGGAGACCGGCCACGGTTCGGATGTGGCCAGCATCGCCACCACCGCGACGTACGACGCCGAAACCCAGGAATTTGTGGTCCACACACCGTTCCGGGCTGCGTGGAAGGACTACATCGGCAACGCTGCCATTGACGGACTCGGCGCCGTTGTCTTCGCCCAGCTCGTGACCCAGGGCGTTAACCATGGCGTGCATGCCTTCTACGTTGACCTCCGGGACCCCCAGACCAAGGAGTTCATGCCCGGTATCGGTGGGGAGGACGACGGAGTCAAGGGCGGCCTCAACGGGATCGACAACGGCCGGCTGCATTTCGACAACGTCCGAATCCCCCGCACGAACCTGCTGAACCGCTACGGCGATGTGGCCCCGGACGGGACCTACACGTCGTCCATCGCCAGCCCCGGCCGCCGCTTTTTCACCATGCTGGGAACCCTCGTCCAGGGCCGCGTGTCATTGGACGGCGCGGCCGTGGCGGCGTCGAAGATTGCCCTGACGGCAGCCATCCGCTACGCCACCGAACGGCGCCAGTTTAACGCGTCGTCCCACACGGACGAGGAAGTGCTCCTGGACTACCAGCGCCACCAGCGGCGCCTGTTTACCCGGCTGGCCACGACGTATGCAGCGGGCTTCGCGCACGAGCAGCTCCTGCAGAAATTCGACGACGTCTTTTCCGGCGCCCACGATACTGACGAGGACCGCCAGGACCTGGAGACCCTCGCCGCGGCCCTGAAGCCGCTGAGCACCTGGCATGCCCTTGACACCCTGCAGGAATGCCGCGAGGCGTGCGGCGGCGCTGGCTTCCTGATCGAAAACCGCTTCGCTTCCCTGCGCGCTGACCTGGATGTCTACGTCACGTTCGAGGGCGACAATACGGTCCTGCTCCAGCTGGTGGCCAAGCGCCTCCTGGCCGACTACGCCAAGGAGTTCAGGAACGTCGATTTCGGGGTCCTGGCCCGCTACGTGGTGGCCCAGGCAACGGGCGTGGCGATCCATCGCACCGGCCTGCGGCAGGTGGCACAGTTCGTCGCCGATACCGGATCGGTCCAGAAGGCGGCCATTGCGCTCCGGGACGAGGAAGGCCAGCGCGCCCTCCTGACGGACCGGGTCCAGACCATGGTGGCCGACGTCGGGGCGGCCCTGAAGGGCGCCAACAAGCTGCCCGTCGAAAAGGGGGCGGCCCTCTTCAACCAGCACCAGAACGAGCTGATCGATGCTGCGCAGGCCCACGCGGAGCTTCTGCAATGGGAGGCGTTCACGGCGGCCCTGGAAGACGTCACGGACCCCGGCACCAAGCGGGTCCTGACCTGGCTGCGCGACCTGTTCGGCCTTTCACTGATCGAAAAGAACCTGTCCTGGTACCTGATGAACGGCCGGCTCTCCATGCAGCGGGCACGCACCGTGGGCGATTACATCAACCGCCTCCTGGTCAAGATCAGGCCCCACGCCCTGGACCTCGTAGACGCCTTCGGGTACGGGGATGACCACGTGCGCGCAGCGATCGCCACGGGCGCCGAGAGAACCCGCCAGGACGAGGCCCGCGCGTACGTCAGGGCACAGCGGGCCAGCGGCAACGCACCCGTCGATGAAAAGGTGCTGCTGGCGCGCACGGCTACCTCCCGATAA